TGATGAGATGGCCGCAGACGTTAAAtcaaaactcatcaaatttatgagaGAAGGTAAATTTGCGTTGCAGATTGATGACTCAACTGTGATAGATAACAAAGCTATTGTATTAGCTTACGTGAGATTCATAGATGATTGGATGAACGAGGAAATGTTGTTTACAAGAACTTTGATCACTGATACAAAATGATcgtagatttttaaattggtcaaAGACTATTTTGTGGAAAAAGAAATTCCCCTTACAAATGTAAGTGCTTGTGCAACAGATGGTGCTCCTGCCATGTCTGGTCGTCATACTCGGCTTCTAGCGCACCTTAAAAATGAAGTACCGGAGGTCATCACCATTGATTGTGTCATTCATCGTCAATATTTGGCTGCAAAAAAGTTGAATGGTGCCCTGCATGACACTTTACAATTCGTTATTTCTGCCATCAATAAAATCAAAGCTAATTCTCTCAATGACCGTTTGTTCCGAGAACTTTGCCGTGAAAATGAAGATTTCGAACGCTTGCCCCTACATACAGATGTGAGATGGCTTTCAAAAGAAAACTGTTTGCATcgttttttcgaattttttgacTCGGTTACTGAGTTTCTCGATACCACTGATCCTGTTTTAAGTGAAAGTTTGAAGCAACGCAAGTTGGAAACTGCGTACCTCacggatatttttgaaaaaatgtgcaaaatcaACGTAAAACTTCAAGGAAATAAAGTGAACATTATCAAGGCTAGGGGAAACATATCTGCATTCATCGCCAAGTTTGATATCTACAAGTCAAATATCGGTCGCAAAGAGCTAATGCAATTTCCAACTCTTAGAAAGAGTTCAATGGCAGATATCAAGATTCtcgaaaaaaatcttaatttttactgatcacCTTGATCAGTTAAAAACTGATATGGAATCAAGATTTAAAGCTttgatgaaattagaaattccgGATTGGATTTTCGATCCTTTCTCTTTTGAAGTTGTGGATAAGCTCACTTCCTCTTTGCAGACTGAGCTTTTAGACTTGAAGTATACTAAAGTCGTCTTTAAAAAGTACGGTTACAAGTTAGCTAGGGTAAAGCTTATGAACACTTATCCACAATTGTGGAAACAAACTGAGCCGCTCCTCATCTCGTTACCGTCAACATATTTAGTGGATAGAGGATTTAGTTCTGTCGTCCAGCTCCTCACAAAGCAAATAAATGGGTTGGACATTTGCTTCAAAGGAGACCTGCGACCTGCGTTTAAGTCTGACGAACATAAAAACTGGCATTCAAGCTTTAACTGAAATACACCAAGCACAGGGTAGTCAATGAAGtggtaaaaatgtactttctcactcttcatttttttctcaaattttagttgctaacgttttaactttttcttgattacattaaaatatgaattttaaaaaaggtacttatgttttgattattccgttttaaatatcatttctttttggaaaaaaaaggtgaaatttttttttaattaataaaaatggcaGGATAAAATTGCCTCc
The DNA window shown above is from Parasteatoda tepidariorum isolate YZ-2023 unplaced genomic scaffold, CAS_Ptep_4.0 HiC_scaffold_1370, whole genome shotgun sequence and carries:
- the LOC122272873 gene encoding SCAN domain-containing protein 3-like, which encodes MESRFKALMKLEIPDWIFDPFSFEVVDKLTSSLQTELLDLKYTKVVFKKYGYKLARVKLMNTYPQLWKQTEPLLISLPSTYLVDRGFSSVVQLLTKQINGLDICFKGDLRPAFKSDEHKNWHSSFN
- the LOC122272874 gene encoding protein FAM200C-like, with product MLGEGLSNKIKPLSSNTVSRLIDEMAADVKSKLIKFMREDGAPAMSGRHTRLLAHLKNEVPEVITIDCVIHRQYLAAKKLNGALHDTLQFVISAINKIKANSLNDRLFRELCRENEDFERLPLHTDVRWLSKENCLHRFFEFFDSVTEFLDTTDPVLSESLKQRKLETAYLTDIFEKMCKINVKLQGNKVNIIKARGNISAFIAKFDIYKSNIGRKELMQFPTLRKSSMADIKILEKNLNFY